The genomic stretch AATGGAACGGTAGACAGCTGTTTGAACATGTAAATATGGAAGTGAACGAGCATGAGCGAATTGCTATATTTGGCCGTAATGGATGTGGTAAAACGACCTTACTGCACATTTTGACGGGAAGCGAACAGGCATCAGAGGGGACGCTTACCATTCACTTAGAACAGGAAGAGATTGGATTTATGCGGCAAGATTTCAAAGCAGATGCGGTGGAATCAGTACAAGAAGTTGCCTATAAGGAAAGCGGGGCTTGGGGAAGCTTGAAACTGAAATTGCAGAAAGCGGAGGCAAACCTTGCATCAGGCGATCAAGATAAGATCTCAGAATTCATGGAGCAGTATGAACAGATTACGGAACAATATGAAGTACACGGCGGCTATGCTAGAGAAATAGAACTTGAAAAAATGATGACGCACCTTGGGATTGGAGCAGAGTTATGGAACCGTCCTTATGTATCACTCAGTGGTGGGCAAAAGACTAGACTGCGTCTAGCCGCTTTATTAACCAGAAAACCGCGTCTTCTTATTCTGGATGAGCCAACCAATCATCTGGATCAAGAAAGTTTGATTTGGCTTGAAAACTGGATTTTATCTTATGAGGGCACCCTCATATTTGTCTCACACGACCGGACATTCTTAGATCATGCAGCGACATCGATCTGTGAACTCAGCAAAGACGGTGTTCGTAAATATCCCGGAGGATATGAAGATTATAAGAAGCAGAAGAAGCGTGAGGGCAAAGAGCAGGAAACGAAGTATCGCAAACAAGAACTTGCAAAAAAAGCATTAGAAGAATCCATTCGTAAATATCAGGAGTGGTTCGTAAAATCTCACAATAATGCAGGTAATGTGACTGAAACGAGAGCAGCTGCAAGCTATTACAAGGCGAGAGCGAATAAAAACATATCAAGATATCATGCCAAGCAGAAACAGCTGGAACGATTAGAAGGAGAGCGTGTGGAACGACCGCGTTTGGAACCGAAAGTCAGTATGGAACTCAAGGATGGTGAGTTCGAAGCCCGCACTTTTGTTCAGCTTCAGGATGTAGAATATCGATACGAAGAAAGTGGAAAACCTGTCATCACAGGAGCTACTTTTTCGGTCCAACGCGGGAAGCGATTAGTCCTTCGGGGTCCGAACGGAGCAGGAAAAACAACACTGCTTAAGCTGATCACGGGTAGTTTGACCCCGCAAAAGGGAAATGTAGTTCTTCATCCGAAGACGAAGATCGGCTATTTCTCTCAGGAGCTGGAAGGTCTTCATACAGAAATGACATTACTGGACAGTTTACTCGTTAATCCCTATATGACGCAGACCGAAGCTCGTACTGTACTCGGTAATTTTTTATTCTCAAAAGATGATGCGTTTAAGAAGATAGGTGATCTGAGTATGGGGGAAAAATGCAGAGCGGCATTTATTCGTCTATATTTCAGCGGAGCAAACTTACTTGTTCTGGACGAACCGACTAACTATTTAGATATTGATACGCGCGAAGTGATGGAGACGGCTCTGCTTCGTTACGAAGGATCTCTGGTATTTGTATCCCATGACCGTACGCTTGTTAGAAAGATTGCTAATCAGCTGATTGAGCTAAGCGGGGATGAACAAGGTCGGCTCGATATATATGATGGAACTGTGGAAGAGTATGAAGACCATCTGGACCGCAAAAATAAAGCTCCGGCAGAGCGTGAGGAAGATAATCGGCGTATGCATTTGCAGCACCGTTTGCATGAATTACTGACAGGATCAGTCGTTTCAAATCATCGTAACGGTCAGCCTGCGGATGTAGAGTCTTACTACATGGGAGAGTCTGTTCTAGAGGAAATCCGCCAAATACGTGCACAGCTTGATGCATATGAGAAGAAGTAGTGCCTATTTTTGAGGCGAGGACTTGATTGGGACTTGTCATTTGCGTATAATAATGTAGCAAACAATGTAGAAAAACTAACGGAATGAAGCAAAGATTTGTGACGGCCTTTAGTTTCATCTATATATGAGATTTTTATGAGCAAAATGCATGGATGGAGAAGAGTACACAGTGCTTTTGTACAGGGAGGAAGCGCCGCTTAGATTGAGAGCGTTTCTACGAAATCAGGCTGTCGAAGTTCGCTCCGGAGCAGTTCCTTGAACAGCAGATAGGGTGTCTATGTAAATGCCTTATTTCATGGTCAGTAGAGGATACCGGTTCACGACCGTTACAAACGTGCTAAAGTGAGATTGAATTCGTACAGACTAGCTCGGTTTTATTATAAAACCGTAGATTTATTTTAGTCGTACATGAATCTAACAAGGGTGGTACCACGGTCTTTTCGTCCCTTTTTTGGGGGAGAAAAGGCCTTTTTTATTGGTCAAAATCTAAAGAGTTACGAAGGGAGTAACCGCAACATGAAAGAAAGATTGGAAGCACTGCAAGTTGAAGCTCTCGCTGAGCTTGCAAACGTAGCCGATGATAAGGCGCTAAGTGAAATACGTGTGAAATATTTAGGTAAAAAAGGAGCACTCACTGAGATTTTACGCGGTATGGGTGCCCTGAGTGCAGAGGAACGTCCGGTTATCGGGCAAGTGGCGAATGAAGTACGCGGTGCGATTGAGTCTGTTATTCAGGAAAAACAAGATGCTTTCCAAAAAGAAGAAACAGCAAGACGTCTTTCTAAAGAAAAAATTGATATTTCCTTGCCAGGACGCCGTATGCCTGAGGGAGGTCTTCATCCGTTAACAAAAGTAATTCAGGACCTTGAAGATATCTTCGTTGGGCTTGGTTACAAAGTAGCAGAAGGACCAGAAGTGGAAACGGATTATTTTAACTTTGAAGCACTTAACTTGCCGAAGAACCACCCAGCTCGTGATATGCAGGATTCGTTCTATATTACAGATGACATCCTCATGAGAACACATACTTCTCCCGTGCAGGTTCGTACCATGCAAGCAATGCAAGGTGAATCCCCGGTAAAAGTAATCGTACCAGGAAAAGTATATCGCCGAGATGATGACGACGCGACTCATTCCTTCCAGTTCCATCAGGTAGAGGGAATCGTTGTAGGCAAAAACATCCGAATGAGTGACCTGAAAGGTACCCTTTTGCAATTTGTTCGTGAAATGTTTGGTGCTCATACCGAGATCAGACTTCGTCCAAGTTTCTTCCCGTTTACAGAGCCGAGTGTAGAAGTTGACGTTACTTGCATTAAATGCGGCGGTGAAGGATGCAGACTTTGCAAACAAACAGGTTGGATTGAGATTCTTGGAGCAGGAATGGTACATCCAAAAGTGCTGGAGATGGGCGGATACGATCCGGCTGAATACAGCGGTTTTGCATTTGGTATGGGTGTTGAGCGTATAGCCATGCTGAAATATGGTGTGGATGATATCCGTCATTTTTATAACAGCGATATGTCATTCTTGAAGCAATTTGCAAGATTATAGATTATTCGTAATTACAAATAACAAGGTAAACCTATTTTTATAGAAGGAAGTGAACGTCCGTGAGAGTATCTACAGAGTGGTTGTCTGATTATATATCTCTTGAAAATGTAGCTCCGGAAGATCTGGCTGAGCGTATTACAAGAGCGGGGATTGAAATTGATGCAGTGGAAAACCGTAACCAAGGAATTACGAAAGTTGTAGTCGGTTACGTGAAGAGTAAAGAAAAACATCCGGATGCGGATAAACTTAATATTTGTAAAGTCGATGCAGGTCTTGAAGAAGAACTTCAAATTGTATGCGGCGCGAAAAATGTAGATGCAGGTCAAAAAGTACCGGTAGCTATGATCGGAGCCAAACTTCCCGGCGGTCTTGATATCAAAAAAGCAAAACTGCGCGGGGTATTATCCCAAGGGATGATTTGTTCTGCGAAAGAGCTGGGACTGAATGATAAATTGCTGCCAAAAGAACAACAAGAAGGCATTCTTGTTCTGCCTTCCGATCTTGAACCAGGTACGCCGATCGAACAAGTACTCGGTCTTAATGATCAAGTGCTCGAACTTGATTTGACACCAAACCGTTCTGACGCATTATCAATGATTGGTGCAGCTTACGAAGTGAGCGCGATTTTAGGCAGAGAAATTACTTTGCCAAAACCGGAAGAACAATTGACAGAATCGGGTTCCCCAGCAGCGGAGCATA from Paenibacillus polygoni encodes the following:
- the abc-f gene encoding ribosomal protection-like ABC-F family protein; translation: MTTLIHMHEISKEWNGRQLFEHVNMEVNEHERIAIFGRNGCGKTTLLHILTGSEQASEGTLTIHLEQEEIGFMRQDFKADAVESVQEVAYKESGAWGSLKLKLQKAEANLASGDQDKISEFMEQYEQITEQYEVHGGYAREIELEKMMTHLGIGAELWNRPYVSLSGGQKTRLRLAALLTRKPRLLILDEPTNHLDQESLIWLENWILSYEGTLIFVSHDRTFLDHAATSICELSKDGVRKYPGGYEDYKKQKKREGKEQETKYRKQELAKKALEESIRKYQEWFVKSHNNAGNVTETRAAASYYKARANKNISRYHAKQKQLERLEGERVERPRLEPKVSMELKDGEFEARTFVQLQDVEYRYEESGKPVITGATFSVQRGKRLVLRGPNGAGKTTLLKLITGSLTPQKGNVVLHPKTKIGYFSQELEGLHTEMTLLDSLLVNPYMTQTEARTVLGNFLFSKDDAFKKIGDLSMGEKCRAAFIRLYFSGANLLVLDEPTNYLDIDTREVMETALLRYEGSLVFVSHDRTLVRKIANQLIELSGDEQGRLDIYDGTVEEYEDHLDRKNKAPAEREEDNRRMHLQHRLHELLTGSVVSNHRNGQPADVESYYMGESVLEEIRQIRAQLDAYEKK
- the pheS gene encoding phenylalanine--tRNA ligase subunit alpha, which produces MKERLEALQVEALAELANVADDKALSEIRVKYLGKKGALTEILRGMGALSAEERPVIGQVANEVRGAIESVIQEKQDAFQKEETARRLSKEKIDISLPGRRMPEGGLHPLTKVIQDLEDIFVGLGYKVAEGPEVETDYFNFEALNLPKNHPARDMQDSFYITDDILMRTHTSPVQVRTMQAMQGESPVKVIVPGKVYRRDDDDATHSFQFHQVEGIVVGKNIRMSDLKGTLLQFVREMFGAHTEIRLRPSFFPFTEPSVEVDVTCIKCGGEGCRLCKQTGWIEILGAGMVHPKVLEMGGYDPAEYSGFAFGMGVERIAMLKYGVDDIRHFYNSDMSFLKQFARL